GAAGCCGTGGGCGATGATCCCCTGGCTGTACGGGCCGATGGCGGCCGGTGCGTCGGCGGTCTGAACTCGTTGCATGGCAGTGCGTGAGTGCGTTGAGTGCGTAAGTGCGGAAGAACGCGTCAGCGGTCTTCCGTGCGCCGGCCGTCGGGCAGCATGGCGCGAAGCTCGTCCGGCGTCACCACGGCCACGCCGTCCTTTCCCACCTCGATGCCGGCCGCCAGGTTCGCCAGCACGGCGGCTTCCTCCATCGTGGCGCCCGCCGCCAAGCCCACGGCGACGAACGCCGTCACCGTGTCGCCCGCGCCGGAAACGTCGTACACCTGCCGCGCGACGGTGGGGATGCGGAGCGTTTCGCCCTGCTCCGAACGCAGCGCCATGCCGTGCTCGCCCAGCGTCAGCAGCAGGTGCCGCGCGCCGACGCGAACGCGTGCTTCCTCCAGCCAGTCGTCGTCGTCCGCGTTCAGCGGCTGGCCGAGGGCGGCGCTCAGCTCCACCGCGTTGGGCTTGAACACCGTCGCCCCGCCGAACTCGAAGAAGTTGCGGAACTTGGGGTCCACCACGCTGGGGATCCCCGCCTGGGCCGCGGCTTCGAGCGCGGCGCGGATGACCGAGGGCACCAGCACGCCCTTGTTGTAGTCTTCCAGCACCAGCGCGTCGCACTCCGCCACCGCCTCGCGCACGGCGCGCGCCAGCTCGTCCGCGCAGTCGCCGCCTACGTCGTCGTCGCGCTCGCGGTCGAACCGTACCACCTGCTGGTGCCGCGCCACCACGCGCGTCTTGGTGGTCGTCGGGCGGCCGGCGTGCTCCACCAGCAGCGGGCGCACGGTGCCGCCCTGCAGCTCCGTCAGCGCGCCGCGCACCTGCAGCCCCGCCGTGTCCGCCCCCACCGTGCCGATGAGCACGCAGTCCACGCCCAGGGCCACGACGTTGGCCGCTACGTTCGCCGCGCCCCCGAGCGCCAGGCGCTCTTCGCTGACCTGCACCACGGGCACGGGGGCCTCGGGCGAGATGCGCGACACCGCGCCGACGAGGTACACGTCGAGCA
The genomic region above belongs to Longimicrobium sp. and contains:
- a CDS encoding bifunctional heptose 7-phosphate kinase/heptose 1-phosphate adenyltransferase, producing MERLTRARLEEILERCRGLRVAVVGDLMLDVYLVGAVSRISPEAPVPVVQVSEERLALGGAANVAANVVALGVDCVLIGTVGADTAGLQVRGALTELQGGTVRPLLVEHAGRPTTTKTRVVARHQQVVRFDRERDDDVGGDCADELARAVREAVAECDALVLEDYNKGVLVPSVIRAALEAAAQAGIPSVVDPKFRNFFEFGGATVFKPNAVELSAALGQPLNADDDDWLEEARVRVGARHLLLTLGEHGMALRSEQGETLRIPTVARQVYDVSGAGDTVTAFVAVGLAAGATMEEAAVLANLAAGIEVGKDGVAVVTPDELRAMLPDGRRTEDR